TTGCACACTTGACAGTGAACTAACATGTCTCTGCATGAATCCTCCTGTTCAATTAGAGCATTAGAGACAAGCAGCTCCGCTGAATTCATTGTAATAAATAGACAAAGAAATAGATAAAGAAATGGGAACTCACATTCAGCTGCTGCCGTCGGCTCTGCAGCCAGGAAAGCCAACTGCCTGGCCACTCGCCTCTCCCGCTGTCTGCAAAACGAAAACGTTCCTGATGCACAGTTCCTGTATCTGGTTTTGAAAGCTGAAGCACGGGATGGCCTTGCCAGAGGAACACGAGTTTCCGAACCTGTTTTTCTCTCCACTCGCATAATTGCAAATAACAGTTAGAGGCAACGGAGTACCACCAAAATACTAATATCTCAGCAAAAAGGGATTTCTCCCGTACAGAGGCTTCCGTGAACTGACTCCGTGATTGACatggcaccagctctgctgacagcagaGCTCAACCTTGTAATGGATTTCACATCAAGATCTTCTGTAAAAGAGAAGGAGAGCTGCCCAGAAGAAACCAGCTCATCTCCAGCGTTTTCACTATTCTCCTTCTCTAACTTCCTGTAAATTAGACAGCGCCTGACAATGGCTCTGGTTTATGCTCTGTACATAACAGGAGGCACTTGCACCACCAGACCGCAGAGGATCATCAAGGAAACACACAGTTTACTTCCAGGTGTGCTGATTTACTTTTCTTTGAGCCTGTGCCATAGGCTTAGGCATTTGTATAAGCTTTGGGCCTCCTAAACAGCCCGGCAGAAGTCACACTTGTGGAGTTCTCCTGACTCTGGAAATTGGAATCCAAATGCATGTTTATGcagcaaaaaagagaaatacaaatgcAAGCTTTGTTTCAGCACCCAAGGTAAAAGCTAGACCCAAATACTGTCCCTCCCACAGCTGCAGTTTTACGGTTCAGGCTCTACCTGTCTCTAGATACAATGGCTGTCAGCAGCAGAATTAATGCTTTACTTGGCACATACCTCACCGCCTTCTAACGCAGCCTGGGAAGAGAAAAGCCAAGAGGGTCCAGACAGAATATGTACTTGGGTTGcctaaaggaaatttttttcttctttcattccctctcactgcagtttcatttttgtaACACCTCTTTTCCCTCCGGAGTTGCCCCCTAGAGACCTGATCCCAGTTCTCCCATGGTACCTCTGGTACACTGTCCCCTTTGACAGCCTGTCCGTGCCATGGGGTTCCTGGGGGCTGACAGCAACCGGAACGCTCCCGGCGCCTTCGCGGCCCTTCCTCTCACTTACGATGAACTTGTAGAGGTCTCGGTTGTGCTCGCAGCAGAATTTCTGAAAGGCAGAGGAGCGGTGCCACAGGAGCGGGCCCTTCCACAGCACACCCCTGCTGACCTCTCCCACCAGCTCACCGAGGCGTAATCCTGTGGCGGTGGGCGAGGGTCTTCGAGGGGAGGGAACGGCCTCAGCAGGCTGCCACAGTACTCGCACCTCGGGGCACAGCCCTCCTCTGCCTGCGGCGGAGGTGGGGAGGAAAAATGGTATCAGCATGCAAATCCTCATTTTATCTTGGGGGAAGAGGGATCTGCTCAAAGTGCAAGGTGTAAGAGCAGTTAAAACAGATCTGCCTCTTGTGATATCTTGGAACGATTCAATTCAAAACATCAGGTTCAGGAAACTACCAAAAAGAAAAGCCAATGCATAGTAATTAAATAAAATCCCGCCAAGAAATGGGATGACTGTAGTATTTATGAGACCCATTCCTTCCAAGGGAAGGTTCAGAGCGTGCGGAACGCTATAGCAGAGTACTCTGACGCATTAACCCTCTCAAATACATTGTTCATGGCTTCGGAGAGAAGCAGCTCCCAGATTGATGCACTGTGGATCGTGGGAAAATCTGTGGGGAATTTCACAAGGAACCACCAGCAGATTTGCTGTCAAAAGACTGAGTATATTTGGCCAGATGCAAATCAGGGCTGCTGCAGGATACATTCTGAGGACGGGTACTAgatattctgaaagaaataatctgtattttgaaaacacattttgaaatggaGTTATAGAAGGTGCAGCTGCCAGGAGCACGCTGCTGAGCTTCGTGTCTGAGGCCTCCAGTCCCCAGCGCGGTGCTGCTTGGGGTGACAGCGGCTGGCGCAGCAGCGGGGGGTGAAGGGCACCTGCTCTGGGCTGCTCGGCTGCTGCGCTGCACTTGCACCTCATTTACTCCACTACCTGTTCAACACTTCCATTCAAATCCTTTCCTGAATGCACCAGTTTGAAATACCTGGCTTCTCTGGAGCACAGAGTTCCTGGAAATTCCCTTGCTCCCCACCTCACGCCTAGGCTTAACTCTCTTTGATGACTTTACTCTGCTAAGGATTATGGGGAAGGCTGTGCCCTGCATGCATTCTTTGACCGTACACCTAGTATTTATATAAATTTTGTATCTCTGTTTTAGCCAAAGAGCAAAATCTTCTGCTAGGAAATTCTCAACACAGGATGTGGTGGTGGGGGAGGAGCTGCGCAGCCTCTTGCTGTGGAGGTATGCGCAACAAGCAGCGTTTCAACAGCCTCACAAAAGAAAATCCCCTTCATAAAGGAACTCCTGTGCTGGCTTAGCAAAGGGTATTATATTTTTCCTGCATGGGAATCGtaggaatttaaaataaacagaaaaagcaacagagtAGGGAGCACCCGCCACTGGCTCACCTCAATCTGTAGGTTTTCTCGAGAGGATTTGGGTCTGTGGGCCAGGAGGGTGGGCAGGCCAACAGACGGCACCGTGTACAGGGACTTCTTGAACAGCTTCACAAAATCTTCTTCAAACTCAAAGTGAAAAACACCAAAAGCAATGTGGAGTCATCATCTCTTTGTTCAGGGGTAAAACCATTAAGCATAAAATGTATAAATGCGACCCGGGTGAGTCCTTACCTCCATGTCACACAGCACATCTAAGCTGCTGAACTCTTCCGACAGGGCTGCAATGGTGATAATGAGAATTactgagcagcagggctgtgttCTCGGAAAGCTTCTCTTCTAGAGATGTTTGTTCTGTTCCTCGTTCAGCACACCAGCCTTGCCTTGGCAGCCCCATCGGCTGCCCCGGACCTTGACACCCCACCCGAGCTGTACAAAACCCTCCCGCCGAAGGCATGGAGAGGGCTGAGTGCTTCGGGTCAGTGACTCGAGCACTAATCTAATCCTGCATTATCCTCTGAAACCTTTCCAGCCTCTCTTGTCCTAAGAACTGTAGAGACAGTTTAggttttttctcatttctgagtGCACTCTGTGCTGCATGAGCGCAGTGAAGGGTTTTTTGGTCTTTGGGGCGACAGGAAACCTCTCCGCTGAGCGGGTGTCTGTGACCATCAGCGGTGCCCGGTTCCCTCCCGTGGGCAGTGCCCCAGGTGCACACCTGCACGCTGTCCCTCGTACATCCCTTCTGTGGGGACATCACAGCCCAGcgtgccagctgtgccagctgccgTAGCTCCCCTTCGGGCAAACTAAACACATTCCTAGCTCTTTCAATCTTGAATTTCAGTTCCCCTTGTCACCACACGATTTGTCTTGCCCTTCTAAGATTGTCCTGCTTTCCAGAAAATGCTCAACCAGATGAAACTCTGGGCAGGCTGAAATAccaaatccctcctaaatccTTCTCTTTGGGGAGTatgaaaaaatcagaatgtgtatttaaaaaggaAGGGGTAAAAATCATGACAGCCCCAGGTCAGCACTCAGCTCCCAGGGCCACAGCGGGAGCTGCAGCTCGGGAACGTGCCTGGAAGTGAATGCTccaggaggaaaagcagaaagcgGTGCTGTGGGATTCACTGATACTTCCAGAAGGCTGAATGATGCGGCTGCTGGTGTGCttgaactttgtttttttaaatcgCAGTTCAAAGATGGGGTCGTAACCACCCTCTGCCCGAGGCTGTGTCACAGAGTAACTGATCATAAACTCCACGTGAGCAGTGGCGAGAAGCGATCGATGTTCCTCTGTCGTGGGCTGCGCGTGTCCCCTTTCCGTCGGGACGGAGCTGCATGCAGCTCTCCCCGGTACTTCCCGCTGGCACGCTGCCTCTTGTGGCCCAGATCACTCCTCCCGCTCTCAGAGGCGGGTGAGATGTGGGAGACGCTCTCCCATGGAGGAGAGCTGCCTGGCATTGAAAAGGAAGCACAAAGGCTGTTTGATGTGCTGCCCGAAAGGGACAGGATCAGACAGCAAGTGCTGCTGATGGGCCGTGTGCTGAGGTACAGTGCCTCAGCGAAGGAGCCGGTTACTCGGTCACGTGCTGGCACGACTCAGCCaagcaggagaagaaagaagattgAGGTATTTTCAGTGATCCGTAGAGGCTCTGCCACTACCTCTCCCGGGAACACAATACACTGTTTCTGCCAGCTGCTGAGCGCTCCTACACCTGCTGGCTGCTGCGGCATTGCTGCACGCTTCACGGGGACCCAGAGGTTCGTTtagaggcagctctgcagagggttAACGAGGGCACCACAGAGGGGGATTCCTGGGGGCTGCTCCCCGGGTCTGCAGCCACTTTGCAAAAGGATCTTTGGGAAATTGCAGAGTTACATGTCTTCAATGAAAGACACTGGGGTAGAAGGCAGCGGGAGTGAAAGACAAAACAAGTGAGCAACGTCTCTCTCGAACAAAGCTGTTTCTTACTTGGTTCTCCGTAGGCGTGTCGGTGGAGCCCGCTAGCGCCTGTCTGCATCGACACCCAGAGCCCCGGCAGCTCCCGCGCCGCGATGGCTTCGATGCTGCCTGACGTTTCTGCTTCCCTTGATTCAAGACACAAACCCACCGATTAGTCACACACGATGACTTCGAAGCGGCTGCCCCTCACGGTTCTACTAACGGAGGAGACTTCTCCGAGCATGGTTAATCAAAACCCCGGCAGACACAGCCAGCGGGGCTTGGCGGTACCTAACGGGGGCAGAAGGCGCCTTTCGGGCAGCTGCCCGCCTTCCGGTATGTGCAGTGCCCGGAGCGCGCCGCAGCCGCAGGCAGCTGCCGCCGGCTGAGGCACCTCCTCTCCCTCGGGCCTGCCCGCAGCCGGCACTACCGACCCTGCCGCTCTCTCTTCGGAAAGCcgagggcggcggggcccgcccgcGACACCGGGAGGGGATGCGCGAGGAGAAGCCGCGCTGTGCTGtgcggcccggcccctcccgccccgcgccCCTGCGAGGCCGAAGGACTctcggccccgctcccggcccgcaCCGGCGCGCCCCGTCCATGATGGCCCggcccggtcccggccccgcggggcggccctGGCGCGCGCCGTCTCCAAGGAGACGCGAagggcgcgggggctgccgggacggcgggggcgggcgcgggggctgccgggacgGCGGCCGCTCCGCCGGTGGTGGGGGTGGCGCGGCCGGGTCCGCTCTGGGGCTGGGGCCCGCCGGGGCGTTGGGCCGCGGCTCCCTCCGCTGGGCCGCCCCCGTAAAGTCGGGGCAGGGGTGCGCGGGTGCGGAGCCGGTGCGGCTGCCGCGGCTGTGTGCCGGCTGTGGGCCTGGCGAGCCGCCGGAGCCGAGCCGCCGCCTCTTGCGCGGTAACGGGAGGTGGGTGGAAGGCGAAACGCCGGTTGCAAAGCCCGGGGTGGCTCGCCCGGTCGGACAGGAGCCCTTGGGCGCGCCCGGAGCACCCGCCCCTACAGATCCCGTACGTTTGTGCCACACGCGTGTTCTACAcctgctgccgccgcctcccgcaGCGCTGGGTGCTGTCGGGCCCCCCAGGAACCTGCGCGTACCGCTCGGAGAGCGAGAGAAAGGGTTCTCTTCGGGTGCGGCCTTTGCAGACAGTCACCTTAGGACAAAGCGTATGTGCTACATTATCCGGACTCTGTATAAGAATTCGCAGTTGTCTTCCAAGCACATGAGTTCTACAGCAAAATAAGTAAGTCCTACTCATTTTAAAAAACGCAAATAATATGTTGAGGTGCAGGCAGTGGGTTAGCGTGGCGTTGGGCCGTGCTGCCCGGCTGCCTCCCCGCAGCACCGAGGGGTCCTGGGAGATGGTTTCCGTGGCCTGTCGGTGCAGACCCTGACATTGCCAGCAGCACACGGCCCCCCCGGGAACCCCTCCGTCACCTTGTGCCGAGCTCTGGCTTATACATTCATCAGTCCCTGGGAGTTTTTGCggttttctttgtgtttaaagTGGAAATTGGTTTTAGGGAGGACTGTCAGCAATACACTGTAGCGACTCACCAGGAaaactgcttcccaggcacaactCTGGGTCGCTCATGAGGCCTTGTGCTGCTCACGGCCCAGCGGTGTTGGGGTACCCCTGAGTACCCCCGAGCAGGGTTGCTGGGTGCATGCTGTTTGCCGTAGCCTGGCTGGGGTTTTCTCTGGGTGTGTTTCCATTTCAAAGTCAGGTTGCTTTGTGGGTGGTCGGGAGTTTTGTTAAGAAAACCTAGCTGGCCTCAGTAACTTTTTTATGAATATTCTGGGGAGCTTTCATGTATTTACTGATGTGCTGTTATTTCCCTTGGCAAGGTGCTGGTGCCCCACAAGCCTCTGCTGCCTCTGGCCCTCGGCCATCACCCTCGGGAAGTTGACCCAGCTGCGTAgggaagaaaacctgaaacaCTTCGATCGAGTGCTGGAACGAATGTGACCTGTTCATTCCCTGAGCTGAAGAGGAAACACGTCACTTTTTGGCAGTACCAGCTGAGGTATTCCTTATCCTGAATTCAGTTTCAGCCAGAAAAGATACTGGGTGttgcgggtttttttgttgtgaGATATAGCCAAAGTTTGCCATTCCTTCAGAGCTGAATGGTGTGGAAAGACCTAATGAAATCATGTGTGTTAACTTATCTAATGTGGGTTATAGGCAACATTGGagtaattaatttcattaatccTGCTATAATCAAAGACACGCTTCAGAGTTTTGCTTTACACAAAAAGCTCTTATGCCCCAACTGTCAGTaagaaaaattatcttctgttATTAATGTTGCTGAAATATGGGAAAATTAATCAAATCCTTAGGAATTCTTGATTAACAAGTTCTGCTGAAAGCACTGGTGTTAACGCCTGCCAGAGCCCCAGCTCGACTTTGATCCTGCTTAAGCAGGAGCAAATTAGTTCACTCGGCTAATGCCACTGGCGTTCTGCCAGCACAGTGGAACGGAGATCAGATGTGGGATCTTCATAGGAACTGGATACGAAAAGACTTGAGTAATTCCTTGGGAGGTTTTTTTCCGTGGCCACTTCCAAATTCTCACGGCCGGAACAAGCTCCCCTTCACTGCTGCTGTCCTTGTCGTTCTCGTGTGCTTTTCTGGGGAGTGCTACCAGGCACGGGGCGAGGTTTGCATAGGACTCTGGCGTAACTCCAAggagctcttccctggaggggTGCAGTTAGGATGGGTTTTCCTCCCTATGTATTACATTTATTCACACCAAGCTTCACCTGTCACTTTACATGTAGTTTTCCACTACTGTGAGGCTTCCTACCGCTGAGTAACTCAGCAGATTGTATCACCTCACAACTCACTGCCTCTTCCAAAAGGCAAACAGCTTAATATTCAGCAAAGCCATCTGTGAGCTGGTGTTTTCTTGAGGGATTCAGGCAGAAGGCTCTGGTCACAGAGGGGGACCTGCAGGCAGATTCAGCTTCGGTGACAGACGAGTCGGGCTGTCACGGGGGGCCCTGGGATGCAAATCTCCACCCGGTTCCCCTGCCCGTGCTGGGAAgcgcccacccccagcacccacgagcagcagggctgggtggtggtgggggcagCTCCCCTCAGGAGCCCCTGCCCCCTGCCCGGGGAAAGCCCAGGATATCCAGCCAGGCAGCGCGCAAAAAGTAACTGGGAAGTGGCCGCGCGTCAGCACAGCAGGCTATGCAGTGTagtttttgcaaaatatttattacaaaataaaagtaaatatggCAACAAAACTTAAATAGCAAATGACGCAACACTGGCCATAAAGCTCTTGCTATATTATTAGTCTCTTACAATAGTCAAGTATGTCTCCAAGGGCAGCTGCGTGTGGACAGCTCGAGTGTGTTTCTGTAgtactggctctggctgttgGAGATGCGGGAGAGCTGtgcctcctgctcccacctctgcccgccctgtgctgggctccctgaAACCTGCcgtgcctttccccagcccctcctcccctgttttcttttaaaaacacagcaaatgaTCCAATGCCCACTCCTTTTTAACAAGGTAGCAGGAAATGGATTATCAGCACTGAAGTACCTATTGTTCCCCTTTGAGTCACAACTTCTCTTGAGAGAGGTTGCTTGGATTTCTTCCTGCCTATTAAAAACTGTTATTAAAGCTCACCAGTGAGAGAGCTAGTCTGTGTTCCTGCTGAAAGGGCTGTGTTCCAAACAGGAATGCAGTCCTTCAGGTCTCCTAAGCCACATGTCTAATGGAAGCactctttaaataaaacataattaaattaaaaaaggtgACTCTGTGTGGGGAATCTTCCTAAGGCAcccaagaatttaaaaaaaccttttcccaCTTGTATGACTTACAGGACACTCttgttcctcttctctccaaaGTTAAAAATGTTGGCTAGTTAGGAACCTTAGCATACACGATGACATAGTTGAATATCATTacaaaaaccagaacagaaagaaaaccctTGGTGGATGTAAAGCACTATGTCCAGACTGCCTAGGTTTCGCTAGCTACGCAAACACATCACGGACAACACGTAGAAATAGTCACGTTAATGCCGAGGTTTCCGTTGTCAGCAAAGAGGTGTGCTATCGCCGTGTCAAAAACGAGGCAGTCGCTGTTGAGAATGGCCGCGGACACCCCGTCGTGGATGGAGCGGGGCGTCGCCTCCCAGGTCAGCCGGCGGCGGTTGCCGTTCAGCTCCAGTCTGTACGCAAAGTTCTCTGCTTGCTTACGGGTGCCAATGAGCAGCACGATGGCAAAAAACTGCTGGTGACCTTCATACTTCTCTTGTTTCTCCAGCACTAGCATGAAGTGGTGGCCGAAGCACGACTGCATCATCACCCAGTCCACCGCCCCCGGAAGGTTAATGTCTGTGGCAAGAAAAACGATGTCTTCTCCCTGAAGGGTGGTGATGCTTTTGTGGGCGTGCATGAGGTGGGACATCACGGCTTCCAGGGATCCCTGCCACTTGCAGGAGGCACCGGGGCACGGGCAGGAGTAGGGCCGGTACTCGCAGATGTCTTCATGCTCTGGCTTTTCTGTGTGGTGCAGTGTCAGAGAGCAGCCTGTTGTGGCATACTGGAAAAAGACCAAATACAAGCTGTCAGGAAAGGCACCAGCACTAGCGTTAGCTGCTCCCACCTGTCAACTGGAAACACTGGTGACCAACCACAACTCTTGCTCTCATTGCAAATTTTACATTAGATACTTCTATTCAGCCCTGGATTCAGAGCTGAGCTTTACTTATGTTTGTTTCCACTTAAAAATGGATTCTTCTTgtcttttgtggtgttttttttctaacGCAAGCACTTAGAGAAAATGGATTGTAAGGCTGAGTTGTAGTTAGATTTGCTGTTGTAGTTAGATCTGATCGGTCCAGATCAGCTGAAGTGGTCctggtttggatttttcttttctttaaaaagaacaaaggatTCTAGTTTCAGCAAACAGCTACTAGAGTGAAGTGTTTTTAGTAGATGTACCTTAGTACTGTCACAGAGCAAAAGCACTCCCATTAAATTCAAAGGCAGGCTCCCCCCAGCTTTTTTGGGGAAAGTTTCAGCACTGCAGTTGTGAGAAGTGGAAAGAGAGAGGGTGGTTTTTCACTGAGCATAACGCTAGCACACAAATAAGCGCCATCGAACTTCTCTTAGTGTCATTGGGCAACTCGGAGGTTAATTTGCTTCAAACAAGTGGGGATGCTTTTCCTGCAGTCAGTTCAGTTGCCCGACTGACTGGGTTATTGCTTTCACACTACCCCCACAGAGAGAACAagtccctcctgtccctgccaAGAGCACAGCTCCCAGTCTGTAGGTACCTGTAGCCACATCAACACCGCTGATGCTGTCACAACGTGCGTGTGTGGCTGCTCACGGATGCTATGATGCTTCCTTGAGGACAGATATAACCGAGGTATAAATGACTATTTCTGGGCTAATATGTGCGCAAGAAGTTTCAGCTCAGAGGGTTAAATGCCCAAGATGCAAATCACCCACGCTGCGAACATGGCGTGAGGAACCCTGGGACAGAAACTTGACCTTGCGCTTCTGGAGCAGCTTGTTTTATAAGCCATATGGAGTTAACATGAGCCTTCCTTTATGTGTCTGCCCCTGCTGCTTAATCCT
This region of Strix uralensis isolate ZFMK-TIS-50842 chromosome 9, bStrUra1, whole genome shotgun sequence genomic DNA includes:
- the ERICH6 gene encoding LOW QUALITY PROTEIN: glutamate-rich protein 6 (The sequence of the model RefSeq protein was modified relative to this genomic sequence to represent the inferred CDS: deleted 2 bases in 1 codon), whose translation is MDGARRCGPGAGPRVLRPRRGAGREGPGRTAQRGFSSRIPSRCRGRAPPPSAFRRESGRVGSAGCGQARGRGGASAGGSCLRLRRAPGTAHTGRRAAARKAPSAPVREAETSGSIEAIAARELPGLWVSMQTGASGLHRHAYGEPTLSEEFSSLDVLCDMEFEEDFVKLFKKSLYTVPSVGLPTLLAHRPKSSRENLQIEAEEGCAPRCEYCGSLLRPFPPLEDPRPPPQDYASVSWWEVSRGVLWKGPLLWHRSSAFQKFCCEHNRDLYKFIVSERKGREGAGSVPVAVSPQEPHGTDRLSKGTVYQRQRERRVARQLAFLAAEPTAAAEYSHQAGTISYLLSQEPPSPAGRTLVPAESVAEPEEEPEEEPVTCCDFSPAGGKVVKNGLLEKYYKHGGKFLTMLPDGTAQLFYPSGNLAITVVREKARVTCVVQEDELRNAAVRAVFTSTGRSTCYYPDGAVWINLNVEGGQYLDRAGSRVRHWTWPNRVVASGPPVPLRPVFIALNRHVGVRILGQDKVTVSFLAMGQQAKLNVGTKVQVLPKCTGGSARSRSPQRARGSQGSSRLWRSTAHPAVGAPCVAPRSCPVQPQPPSPVSRQFLQAAVALHSPSLSQQRSSLPAQCR
- the SIAH2 gene encoding E3 ubiquitin-protein ligase SIAH2, translated to MSRPSSAGPGANKPCGKQPHAPAPAVPAAVLPGPGGASPPPPPPPPPPPPPPPPPPPQQPPPQQQHHELTSLFECPVCFDYVLPPILQCQAGHLVCNQCRQKLSLCPTCRGSLTPSIRNLAMEKVASAVLFPCKYATTGCSLTLHHTEKPEHEDICEYRPYSCPCPGASCKWQGSLEAVMSHLMHAHKSITTLQGEDIVFLATDINLPGAVDWVMMQSCFGHHFMLVLEKQEKYEGHQQFFAIVLLIGTRKQAENFAYRLELNGNRRRLTWEATPRSIHDGVSAAILNSDCLVFDTAIAHLFADNGNLGINVTISTCCP